From one Lycium ferocissimum isolate CSIRO_LF1 chromosome 5, AGI_CSIRO_Lferr_CH_V1, whole genome shotgun sequence genomic stretch:
- the LOC132056338 gene encoding LRR receptor-like serine/threonine-protein kinase GSO1: MLRGRIPAAFGYWTNLSTIDLSENMFYGSIPAELGKLQNLVRLSISSNRLTGQIPFQLSNSAKLAELDLSNNNLSGRIPKEIASSSVLTNLLLQDNKLSGALPDTFSSSQKLVKLQLGNNLLKGPIPCSLSKFMEPGFSLNLSMNKFTGEIPRCLGNLDKLEILDISSNNLSGAIPSEMDNMRSLSFLNISFNNLSGKIPNTWEKLLSSHPGFALGNPGLCVSGTEGSNCNHVTESHVKWKTLAGIISGSVLSMAIIVAAIYLVVTRSLLNKHRLIKCQSGIEDLPDGINFEDIVRATEGWSEKYVIGRGKHGTVYKMETEKSKKLWAVKKVDLAQGAFNDEMRSLNSVRHRNLVRLGGYCMKHGYGFILTEFIPGGTLHDVLHQKKPPVVLDWESRHSIALGIAQGLSYLHHDSVPQIIHRDLKSDNVMLDSEMVPKIGDFGIAKIVSDDENSTNSKIVGTLGYIAPENAYSVQLTEKSDVYSYGVLLLELFCRKMPVDPSFEEGLDIVFWVRKNLQRSNNFHCFLDEEISLWDVEEQWKALKIVDLALQCAQLEASTRPAMSDVVRSLDELNNRCKGKK; the protein is encoded by the exons ATGCTTCGTGGAAGGATTCCAGCAGCATTTGGTTACTGGACCAATCTTTCAACGATTGATCTTTCAGAAAATATGTTTTATGGCTCCATACCTGCAGAACTTGGAAAGCTTCAAAATCTTGTAAGACTCAGCATTTCTTCAAACAGACTGACCGGACAAATTCCCTTTCAGTTGAGTAACTCTGCAAAACTGGCAGAGTTGGATCTCAGCAACAACAATCTTTCAGGAAGAATTCCTAAAGAAATTGCATCATCTTCAGTATTGACAAATCTTCTACTCCAGGACAACAAACTTTCTGGTGCTCTTCCAGACACTTTCTCCTCCTCACAAAAGCTTGTAAAGCTGCAGCTGGGGAACAACTTGCTCAAAGGCCCAATTCCATGCAGTCTGAGTAAGTTTATGGAACCTGGTTTTTCACTAAATCTGAGCATGAATAAGTTTACGGGTGAAATTCCTAGGTGCCTAGGCAATCTAGACAAATTAGAAATCCTTGACATATCAAGCAACAACTTGTCTGGTGCGATACCATCAGAAATGGACAACATGAGGTCCCTTTCATTTCTCAACATATCATTTAATAACTTGTCGGGGAAGATACCCAATACATGGGAAAAACTATTAAGTTCACATCCAGGATTTGCCCTGGGAAATCCAGGACTCTGCGTATCAGGCACTGAAGGTAGCAACTGCAATCATGTGACAGAATCACATGTAAAATGGAAGACTTTAGCTGGTATAATTAGTGGATCTGTGCTTTCCATGGCAATCATAGTTGCTGCAATTTACTTAGTAGTGACTCGGTCCCTGCTGAATAAGCATCGGCTCATCAAGTGTCAATCAGGAATTGAAGATCTACCTGATGGTATAAATTTTGAGGACATTGTACGTGCAACAGAAGGATGGAGCGAAAAATATGTTATTGGAAGAGGCAAGCATGGAACTGTTTATAAGATGGAAACTGAGAAATCCAAAAAGCTTTGGGCTGTCAAGAAGGTTGACTTAGCTCAGGGAGCATTCAACGATGAAATGAGAAGCCTAAATTCTGTCAGACACCGGAATTTGGTAAGATTGGGAGGATACTGCATGAAACATGGATATGGCTTCATTCTAACAGAATTTATCCCTGGAGGGACTCTTCATGACGTCCTTCACCAGAAAAAACCACCTGTTGTCCTGGACTGGGAGTCCCGCCATAGCATTGCTCTTGGTATTGCTCAAGGTCTGTCATATCTTCACCATGATTCTGTCCCTCAAATCATTCACAGAGATCTGAAATCAGATAATGTAATGTTGGATTCTGAGATGGTGCCAAAGATTGGAGACTTCGGGATTGCTAAAATAGTATCAGATGATGAAAACTCGACAAACTCCAAAATTGTTGGGACCCTAGGATACATTGCTCCAG AGAACGCATACTCAGTTCAATTGACAGAGAAAAGTGATGTCTATAGCTACGGAGTTCTTCTATTGGAGCTCTTCTGCAGAAAAATGCCAGTAGACCCCAGCTTTGAAGAAGGATTAGACATTGTTTTCTGGGTGAGAAAGAACTTGCAGAGAAGCAACAATTTCCATTGTTTTCTTGATGAAGAAATTAGTCTCTGGGATGTAGAAGAACAATGGAAGGCCCTGAAAATAGTGGATTTGGCGCTTCAATGTGCTCAACTCGAGGCAAGCACCAGGCCTGCAATGAGCGATGTAGTAAGGTCTCTTGACGAGTTAAATAATAGATGTAAAGGGAAGAAATGA